The following is a genomic window from Adhaeribacter radiodurans.
GTTAATATGGCATAGCTAATCAGGCTGAAACTATCCTTACTAAAAGCCGTTCATAGAGTGATAACTTATTTATTGTACTAATACAAACCAATTTAAGAAATAGTAAATTTTGGAAGAGCTTTCGCCTTTTCTACGGATCTACTTGCTTTATTTTTTCCACATTTAAGGCAAACGGAAATATACTAATTTCAAAAGTATTGGTTTGTATGTAACCTAATTAAAACTATTATGAGAGGAGGATTAAGATACATTATTGCTTTACTAATTGCCGGCTTTTCGCTGGTAACATATTGGTGTAAGCGCGAAGAAAATACCGTTACCGGCGAAATGCAGCACATAGATATGACCGTTGATCAGGAAATTGCTCTCGGCTTACAGGCAGCTCCCCAAATGGCGGCGCAATACGGCGGCTTACACCCCGATAAGGAGGCAGCCGCCCGGGTAAAAGAAATTGGGCAGCGTATTGTGCAACAAACCGATGCCGGTAAAACTCCCTACCAATTTGATTTTCATTTACTGGCCGATGAACAAACCATAAATGCTTTTGCCTTACCAGGTGGTCAGGTGTTTATTACGGCGGGGCTATTAAGTAAATTAAAAACGGAAGGCCAAGTGGCCGGCGTACTGGGGCACGAAATCGGACACGTTGTAGCCCGGCATTCGGCGCAACAACTAGCAAAAGCCAAGCTAACGCAAGGGTTAGCAGGAGCAGCAGGAGTGGCTACCTACGACCCGGATAATCCGCGCAGTGTAGCCGGACCTATAGCTGCCGCCGCAATTGCCAAGCTAATGACCTTGAAATACGGACGGGATGATGAACTTCAATCAGATAACTTAGCGGTACGGTTTACTACATCTGCCGGCTACGATCCCAGAGCCATGGTAGAGGTTATGAATATTTTGGCTTCTTCGCGCGGCGGCAACTCCAGCACACCTGAATTTTTTCAAACCCACCCGAATCCGGAAAACCGAATTACAAAAATTGAACAAGCCATTACTCAGGAATTTCCGAACGGCTTACCCAGTGGGCTTACTCCCTAGTAACATTATTTAAATATAATTTTAAAAACAATAAACCGCCCTTGTGTAACCATTAGGCGGTTTATTGTTTTTATTAACCTATTCTCTTTAATTTTTAATTCTATTGCTTAGTTTAATAATAAGCAACAATAATTAGATTTAACATTATCGTTTTAAGAAAGTATATTATACTTACTCTAACATCCGTATAAAACTCCTATGCCAAAAAACATATCCTTCCAGAAAATCTTATTTGTAATCAATCCGATTTCAGGAGATGTGGATAAAAGTGATCTGGGAACTGTTATTTCGGAATATTGTCATCAGTATCATCTTAAATATAAAATTTACAAAACTACCGGGGAAGGCGATTTTGCTAAACTCAAACAACTAATAAAGACCTATGATCCGGACGCGGTTTTTGCTGCGGGCGGCGACGGAACAGTAAGCCTGGCTGCCCGGGCCGTAAATCACACCTCACTGCCTTTGGGTATTATTCCGCTTGGTTCCGGCAATGGTTTATCCAAAGACTTGGGTATTCCGCAAACCATAGAGGAGGCTCTGGCTCTCATCACGAATCATACCATAAAAGGAATTGATACTTTAGAGTTAAATGGGCACCCGTGTTTTCACATCAGCGATTTAGGCTTTAATGCTTTAGTGGTAGCCCGCTACAGCGAGGCCGAATCTCGGGGACCGCAAACCTACGCGTTAATTGCGCTGCAGGAGTATTTAAATTACGAATGCCATAAATACCGGGTTGAGACTGATCAGGAAACCTTTGAAGGGGATGCTTTTATGCTCACTATTACTAATTCTAACGCTTTTGGAAGCAACGTTAAAATTAACCCGAACGGAATAATTGACGATGGCATTTTTGAAATCTGTTTAATTGAATCTTTCCCGAAAATGGCCGCTTTTAAGCTAATGTATAACTTGTACACCGAAACGCCCGAAGACTCGGAATACACACGTATTTTGCCTTGTAAAACGGCTACCATATACAACTATACTGATACGTTGGCGCAAATAGACGGCGAAGTGGTAGAACTAGGAAGAAAAATTGAAGTAAAACTGCTGCCAAAAAGCCTGCGGGTAGTAGTGCCCACCGAGCCGCTCACTTAAAGCGGATTCATTTTCTTGCGGAAAGCAACGGTATACTTATCCGGTGTTCCGGGTCGGGGAGGTTCCAGGGCGCTTAACCATATATTTTCGGAATTAAAGTAATCTACCACAAAAAAGCCTTTATGTTCGTGCACAAAGGTAGCCCGGCCGCCACTTTGCACGAATGCAGTTTTAGATCCCGAGCCGCTTACCAGGTAATGGTTGTTTTTAATGGCAAAATACTGCAGATTATGATCGTGGCCGGCGGCGTAAATAATATTCTTATGTTTATGAAATATCTGTAAAAGCTTTCTGCGAAGGCGCCGGTAACGCGGGTTCGACATGTCTTCTTCGGGGCCGTAGAGTTTACGGTAAACCGGGTAAATAGAACCTGCTACTGGTAACGGTACGTAAAATTTTTTGTGAGCGGCGGTTAACGGAAATAGGTGTTGTTTTAAAGTAAATTTACCGCCATGCATGGCATTACTGTACAAAGGGTGATGAGCCGCAATAATAATTTGCTTTTGTGGGTAAAGAACCAGCAATTCTTCTAACTGCCGGAAAAAATCAGCTTCGGATTGAGTACTGCAGTTAAATGTTTTTCCTATTGGCCGAACTCCTTTTTGTACCCACCATTGCGTATTTATAAAAATTAACATAATGTTTTCCGACAAATGTCGAACTACCGGGCCAGGACAACCACCCGCTGGTAAATAGCAATGAGGCCGGTTTAAATATTTAGTAATATATTCTTCTTGCCGCAGTACGTATTCCAAGCCATTTGCCCGGCCTTTGTTCCAATCATGATTTCCGCTGATAAAAAAAACCTGCCCCGGATATTCCCGCACCAAATCTAACTGTACTTTTAATCGCTTTTCGGCTATCGCCCGTGTTTTATGGCCAATGGGAGGTAAACCAACCGGGTAAATATTGTCGCCTAAAAAAATAAGTGTACCATTATCCGGATTTTCAGTTAACCAGGTACGCAGCAATTTAACAACCGGGTCGTTTTGGGCATCGGTAATATTACCGGTATCCCCAATTAAGCAAATAGAATGTTGGGGTGCTTGTTTGGGGTAAGAAGGAGCATCAGAAAAGAACGAATTTGCTTTTTGTTTATAATAGGGTTTATACCGTAAGTGACGCTCGCGGTACCACGCATAAAGACCAATAGCAACTACCAGGAGGAGTAAGGCCGGTAAAATATATTCCGGAATATGCATAACTTAAAAGCTGCATTTAGTTTATAATCAGAAAAGTAAAGTTTACTTAATAAATACTTAAAAGTTCGGGGGAATCAGGTTTTTAAAATGGCCATTTAATTTAACCCGTTCTTTTAAGCGTTCGGTTTGTTCTATCACTGGTAAAATGGCAATTAAATGAGCCAATACCATTTCCTGGCGTTTGCTCTCCCGCCGAAACTGTAGCAGAATGTACTCTTGTTCTAAAGTTAAGCCTAGTTGGTGGGCAATGTCGTAAATTTTAAAATTTTCGGGCAAATTAATGTATAGGGTGGCGAGTCCTAGAATTTCGTACAAGTGTTGAATTTTCTCCTGAATTTGCACCTTCATTATAGAATCTTCATCATCTGTATCTTGAAGTACTTCTACTTCACCGCCGGCGTATAATTTAAAAGGTAACTGCCGGTAAAAATTAATAATCCGGAACAAGTTGCCTCCTTTGCATTTAATGTCCATTTCGCCACCTGGGTACGTTTTATCTATGCTTTGGACATTCACTTCGGTACCGATTTCGCTTACTCCTTTTTTAAGAAAAGCGGGAATGCCAAACGGTTTACCCGCCGCGAAGCAATCTTCTACCAGTTGTTTATAGCGGGGCTCAAAAATGTGCAGGTTTATCTTTTCGCCCGGATAAACAACAATATTTAAAGGAAATAAAGGTAGAAAATTTGCCATAGTACGAATGGAATGGTGTAGCCTCTTATAGATTTAACCAACTCCGCCCCGGAAAGTTAATGGTATGTATGATTAAATAAGGTAAAAAATGTATGTAAATTTAGTTATTTCTGTGCGGAGAACCTTTGTATTTTTGGGCAATGGTAATGAATCTGAAACTTATCCGTGACCTTACTTTAAAGTTGGTCTTACTATTATTTGTATTAAGTATTTTATGGGTACTGGTTTACAAATGGTTTACGCCTCCGGCAACCCTGCATATGATTGAGCGTCGGGCAAAAGCAGGGCAGGAAAAAAAAGTAAATCCCCGCATTCGGTACGACTTTGTTTCGCTGGAAGATGTTACCCCCAATGTGCCATTGGCGATAATGGCCGCTGAGGATCAACTGTTTTTAGTGCACGACGGTTTCGACTACAAAGCCATTAAAGGAGCTTTTAAAAAAAACTTAAAAAGCAAACGTATTGCTGGAGGAAGTACGATTAGTCAGCAAGTAGCTAAGAACGTTTTTTTATGGCATGGCCGCAGTTACATCCGGAAGCTGGTAGAAGCTTATTTTACCATGCTCATTGAATTTTTCTGGAGCAAGCACCGGATTATGGAAGTATACGTGAATATTGCTGAAATGGGAGATCAGGTTTTTGGCATTGAAGCTGCCGCTCAAAAGTATTACCATACCTCGGCCAAAAATTTATCGGCTTCGCAGGCAGCATTAATTGCTTCTGTACTACCCAATCCAATAAAATATTCGGTAAAAAAACCATCCTCGTACACGTTAAAGAAACGCCGGTTTGTAACGCGTAACATGCGCCTAATGGGCGGCATTACAAGTGTAAAATTACTAATGCAAGACGCTATTTAGTTGCTGGTTGTTGGTTGCTGGTTATTAGTTATATTCTTCTAAAAATTAAGGTTTTTCTTTTTGCCATTTTAATGAAGCTGATCTATTTAAAGAATATATAACCTAGCGAATGGACTGGAAACAAAGAAACTCTAACAACCAATAACTAACAACGAAAAACTAAACCGGTTCTTTGCCAGGTTCCTGGCCTTTGTCTTTTTCTTTTTCCGTTTCTATGGCCGGAATAGCTTCCTGGAAAATTAAGCCGATTTGGGCTGCGTGTTCGGCGGCTTCCACGGTATTATCTACTACCAGCATAGGTACCTTATGATCTTTCATCTCTTCGGAAACAGCTATGGCTATTTTTTCACGTTCGGGAAGTTGCACATCCCGGATGTAAATGGCTAAAATGCGCGACGGAAATTGCTTTACTACTTCGCGGTAAATATTGGCATCTTCCTGACCGCTGTCACCAATTAAAACAAAATTTAGCTCCGGGTAAGTAAGCAGTATGTTCTGTATTTCTTTAAACTTATGGCCCATGTGGCTGGAGCCTATTAATTTATTTTGCAATAGTCCAAAGTCACGGAGCAGGAGCGGACCCGCCGGAATTTCGTTTAAATCCAGGAAATCTTTGAGTAAATCGTACATGTTCCAGGGACTGCTGGAAACGTAAAAAAACGGATTATTGCGCTTGCCGTTACGGCCTAGTTGCAGCGATTTGTAAAACTCTGAGACGCCGGCAAAAGGTAAACGGGTACGGGCATTGTTTAAGAAAACAATCCGCGACATGCCTAATGCGCTGTAAGCGTTACTATGAATAATAGTATCATCAATATCGCTGATAATACCGTATTCCGCATCCGGAGGGGGTACTAAAACCTCGGTGGTAGCGTATATATCCTGGGTGTAAGGAATGGGTGCCTCCAAGAGTTTTACTTCTATGGGGTGCCAGATTTTGTCTAGATGCAAGGTTTCAGAAGGTTCAATGTTGATTACAAAATAACCTTCTCTATCCGAAACAATTTCGTGCTCTTTGCCTTGAAACTCAATTTTTAATCGGGCATTTATTACCTCATCGCTTTCGAATCGCTTATACATGTTCAGCAAGTTATTCAGCACGGTGTCTTTATCGCCGGCCTGAGCAATGCCTTTGTTCTCGAGTACCCGGCCTTTAATATATAGCCGGTTTTGAGTACCATAACTGCGATAAGGTACAATTTGGATCGGATGAAAGTAATTTAACCTTTGCCTTAGCCGTAAAGTAAGATCATCAAATTTCTCTTCTATCTGGCTGATATAATGAACGAAAGTAGTTTTCCAGTCTGACATGGGCGGAAAGTAAAAATCCTAAGAAGAATTCTCCTTAGGATTTACGTGTACTTGGTATTTGGGTTATATTCGTTAATTCAGGCTATTTTTAAATTCCTGATAAGTGGTAGCTCCGGAAGGCTGAGTTTTGCAGCCATCGGCAGCGGCTTTATTGTTAATGGCGTCCACGCGATTACCCGGGTCGGGGTGCGTGCTGAGGAACTCCGGTGTGCGGCCCTGCTGGCCTTCTTTAATAATTTTTTCGAAAAAGCCCGCCGCACCATTACAAGCATAGTAATTAGTAGCACCTAAATAATCAACCGAATACGCATCTGCTTCTTTTTCGGCATCGCGGTCAAATTTTAGAGTAGCCAGATTGGTTGCAATTTGAGTTAAAGTACCCGGATTATCTCCTAGTGCTACGGACAATAAAATGGTTAAGCCATATTGCCGTTGCAATTGCTTAGTAGAATGCCTATGATCGGCGTGCGCAATTTCGTGCCCCAGTACGCCGGCAAATTGATCTTCGTTATCCAAGTATTTTATTAAACCAGAAAAAACGTAAATATGGCCACCCGGAGTGGCAAAAGCATTTAATACGTTATCATCTTTAATAATTTTAGTGTCCCAGGTAAACTCACTGCGGTAGCTTACTTTACCCGAGCTTAAAATTTTATTTACTATACGATTTAAATGGTCGTAGGCTACTTTGTTTCTGGGGTTGGCGGGGTCGAGCAGTTGGCCTTTGGCTTGGTAAGTAGAATCTACTTCGCGCGAAACCTGAGCGCCTAATTTAATATCATCTTCAATAGAAAAATATAATCGGTCGCCGTTCTTATCTTCGGTACAACCTCCTACACTTAATAGGGTGGCTAAGTAACCCAGTAAGGAAATTTTCTTAAAAATTTGAATCATAAAATGCGTTAACTTTAAATGGAAACGATGGTAATTATAGTAACCTATAATAGAAAATTGTGCCATTTTATTGTGGCAGACTATAGTAGGAAAACTTACTTTTTTACTTCACCATTAAGTTTAACAAGTAATCCTAAAGGAAATAACTGAACTAAAGCGGTTTACTGAAGCAGCAACCTAATTGCATTGCGGGTGGAAAATTTCTTTTGGTTTATTAAATAATGGATTTTTAAAAATTAAACATCTTTCCGGAAACTCATATAAATGGAACGCGCAAAAATTACTAGTAGCAACAGCGTTAAAACGGTACATGTAAACATAGCCGAGGTAACCAGCAGGGATATATTTTGAGGCTGCGGAGCAAAAGCATCAGTAAATAGTAAATTTTGCTCCTGATTAAAGGCAGCTGAGGTTAAATGGCCTAGTAAAAAAACAAATACCACACCGCCAGCAACCGCCAGAATAAACGCCTGTTTACGACCTCGGTTCAGAAAATGCCCGATACTGAATCCTAAAAAACCAATTAGAAGACCTTGAATAGCAATAGATTTCGCAAAAGAGCCCATGAAGTAATACGCAATGGCTCCGCTTATAAGACTAACTATTCCCCAAAAAAGAACTAGTAAAGAAGCTCCTTTATATGTCATGTTTAATTGAATAAAAATTGTTAATTAAGTTAAAATTTACCCGCAAAATAGAACCACAAACTTCATCTAAAAAATTGTTTTCATTTACTTTTTAAAGTTTTAAATGTTACCCATAACTTTTATGTGCCAGGTAAGGTAAAGTAAACGAGTTACTTTATAGTTAATGGAAGAAAAAGACGTACATGTACTTTACGCTGATCCGGTACAATCGGCAGCCGAAGCAGGTTTAAGATACATCCCAGATACGGGCAAAGGATTTAATCGCAAAAGAAGCGGAAAAGGATTTACTTACCTGGATACAAAAGGCGAAAAAATTACAGACCCTAAAATTCTGGATCGGTTAAAGAAATTAATCATTCCGCCGGCCTGGGAAAATGTTTGGATATGCCCTTCGCCGAACGGGCATATTCAGGTAACGGGCCGCGATACAAAAGGACGTAAGCAGTATATTTATCATCCGGAGTGGCGCAACACCCGTAGCTTAACTAAATTTAGCCGGATGATTTCTTTTGGAGAAACGCTACCCACCGTTCGCCAGCAAATAGAAAAAGATTTACTAATACAATCCTTAAACCAGCGGAAAGTAACGGCTATAGTGCTAAATCTACTAGATCAATCATTGATTCGGATTGGTAACCGCCAATATGCCGAAGCGAACAAATCGTATGGCCTTACTACTTTGCGCGATAAACACGTAGCAATTGAAGGCGACCAGGTGAAATTTCAGTTTGTGGGTAAAAAAGGCGTGAGCCACGAAATTGATATTAAAGACCGGCGTTTGGCCCGCCTGGTGAAAAAATGTAAAGATATTCCGGGCTTCGACTTGTTCCAGTATTACGACGAAGATGGAACCCGACAAACGCTGGAGTCCGGGCAAGTAAACCAGTACATTCAGGAAATTAGCGGGGCTGATTTTACGGCCAAAGATTTCCGAACCTGGGGCGGAACGGTGTTAATGGTAGAATGCTTAGAAAAGTTACTCGACGAAAAACCGGAATTGGAAAAAGAAAAGTCGGTAAAAGATGCTTTTAAAACAGTGGCTAAAGGATTAGGCAATACTCCCGCTGTTTGCAGTAAGTACTACGTGCATCCGCAGATTCTGGAAATTTTTAAAAACGATCAATTACTCGATTACTTAAAAAAACACGCCGCCGACCAACCCAGCGATCCTTATTTGTCCTCAACAGAGAAAATGGTGATCCAAATGCTAAAAAGTGCTTTACCAAATAGTTAAATGATTGAATTGCTCAATGGTTAAATGGTTAGAGCGCTAATTTTTTAGTAATTAAATTTACTAGCATTAATTCTTACAAGAACAGCAATCTCGCACTTTAACCATTTAACAAATCAACAAGCCGGCAATTCAACTAAATATAATAACCTTATCGCGGTGCTTGGTGCGCAGGTAGCCGCGAATTATTTGCTGAATATCTTTATTATCGTTGTATAGTTTAATGACGCTTTTAAAATCCTCTATGTTAGAAGCGCTAAAAGTTTCGTCAACGAACCCAAAACCTAAGTAGCGGCCGTTTTCTACGCAAACAATGGTACGCTCACCAGGTTCCCGGCCTTTGCCAATAATTACGAAAGAATCATTCTCGTAGGTAAACGATTCTATGGCTTGGTCTACGCGAGCGTTGTATTCTTCCGGCGATTCTTTATTAATGCAGGCTCCTTTGCATTGGTGCACCTGGTAATCAAAGCAAGCGCCATTGGTTTTATATAAATCGCAGAGTTTCTGGCACAAATTGAATTTACCTACTTTATGAAAAAGGAAATCTTTCGATTTAAAATGATTAGATAAAGCAATTATGGGCGGATTAGTTGAGGATACCTTTTGATACGTTAAGCGCTTGTAGCCATTTTGGTCGTAATACGCATAAATGCCGGAATTAAATACACTGCGTCGCTGCTGCCGGTTATAATGTGGTTTTAAGCGTTTTATTTCATCCGATTCAAAAAGCAAAGCTACCAGCTCATTTCCCATTAACTCAAAAGATATATCAGCAATGCGGTTTTTGAATTCAATAGATTTACGGCTTTTAACATCAATGTTAAAATGCTGTATCGCCCTCTTCCGGATGTTTATGCTTTTACCTACGTAAATTATCTCGCCTGTTTCGTCATAAAAATAATATACTCCCGGCGAATCGGGCAGCGCATCAATTTGAGATCTGGAAATCGCGGGCGGCAAAAGCGAAGTCCGCATTTCTTGCGACAGTAATTTTTTGCTGCTCGGTGCTAAAGCATCATCAGAATTAGCAATAGCCGGTTGATTTAATTTTATTAATTTATCAAATAACTTAGCCGTGGCTTCGGCATCGCCAATAGCGCGGTGCCGCATTTGTAGATCTATATCCACGCTTTTACACAATTTGCCTAAGCTATAAGAAGGCAAACCCGGTATAAGCGACCGACTTAAGCGCACGGTGCAAAGCGTTTTACGTTGGTAGTTAAAACCTAAATCGGCGAATTCTTTTTTAATGAAAGAATAATCAAACCGCACGTTGTGGGCCACGAATATTTTTCCTTCGGTGAACTGCACAATTTCTTTTGCTACTTCATGAAACTTGGGTGCTTCCCGTACCATATCGTCGGTGATGCCGGTAAGTTGCGTTATAAAAAAAGGAATAGGCCGCTCCGGATTAATCAAGGTATTATACTGGTCTACTACCTGGTTGCCATCGTGAATAAAAATCGCGATTTCGGTAATCCGGTCCTGGGTAGGTTGCCCTCCGGTTGTTTCGATATCAATAATAGCGTACAATGCGGCTAATTTTAGTTTTAAAAGAAGTATGTTAAAGCATAACAAATGCGAACCAATGCATAGTTTCAACTTAAGTACTTGATTTTAGAGTAATAAACCCTTAATTAATGAGTAAGAATGCTTTAAATTTACTAAAAAAACTAGTATTTACTAAATAGTAGGGCTTCATTTTATTAGCAGGCTAACTTAAATGTCTTTGTGTAGGCAAAAAAAGAGCAGCTAATGTAGCTGCTCCAATCAATAAGTATTAAAGTATTTTTATTAAATAGAACGCTTCATAGTAGTGAGGCGATTTTTAGCTTCTAAAATCTCGCTGTGTTGCTTTTCTACAATGTTTCGGATTTCATTGGGTAAACCTTGCGCATTTAAAGCGGTTTCGTAAGTTTTTAGAGCAGCAGCATCGCCGTTTTCGCATTCACTCAGAATGGCATCGTTGCTGTTTCCCGCAATAGCAGATTTCAGGTTTATCCAGCCCCGGTGTACGGCACCGGCCGCTTCCATGGCAACACTCTCGATGGTAGTATCTGTTTGAGCGCTAATACCATATTGCTGCGCCTGACTTTGTAATTCGCTTACAAACTGCGCCCGTTGTTGAGCTAAATTGCTAAGTTCAGCCTTTAGTTGCGGATCGTTTACGTTTTCGGCGGCAGTTTCGTAGCCTTTCATGCCGTCCTTACAAGTTTCAACCAG
Proteins encoded in this region:
- a CDS encoding M48 family metallopeptidase; protein product: MRGGLRYIIALLIAGFSLVTYWCKREENTVTGEMQHIDMTVDQEIALGLQAAPQMAAQYGGLHPDKEAAARVKEIGQRIVQQTDAGKTPYQFDFHLLADEQTINAFALPGGQVFITAGLLSKLKTEGQVAGVLGHEIGHVVARHSAQQLAKAKLTQGLAGAAGVATYDPDNPRSVAGPIAAAAIAKLMTLKYGRDDELQSDNLAVRFTTSAGYDPRAMVEVMNILASSRGGNSSTPEFFQTHPNPENRITKIEQAITQEFPNGLPSGLTP
- a CDS encoding diacylglycerol/lipid kinase family protein, with the protein product MPKNISFQKILFVINPISGDVDKSDLGTVISEYCHQYHLKYKIYKTTGEGDFAKLKQLIKTYDPDAVFAAGGDGTVSLAARAVNHTSLPLGIIPLGSGNGLSKDLGIPQTIEEALALITNHTIKGIDTLELNGHPCFHISDLGFNALVVARYSEAESRGPQTYALIALQEYLNYECHKYRVETDQETFEGDAFMLTITNSNAFGSNVKINPNGIIDDGIFEICLIESFPKMAAFKLMYNLYTETPEDSEYTRILPCKTATIYNYTDTLAQIDGEVVELGRKIEVKLLPKSLRVVVPTEPLT
- a CDS encoding metallophosphoesterase, translated to MHIPEYILPALLLLVVAIGLYAWYRERHLRYKPYYKQKANSFFSDAPSYPKQAPQHSICLIGDTGNITDAQNDPVVKLLRTWLTENPDNGTLIFLGDNIYPVGLPPIGHKTRAIAEKRLKVQLDLVREYPGQVFFISGNHDWNKGRANGLEYVLRQEEYITKYLNRPHCYLPAGGCPGPVVRHLSENIMLIFINTQWWVQKGVRPIGKTFNCSTQSEADFFRQLEELLVLYPQKQIIIAAHHPLYSNAMHGGKFTLKQHLFPLTAAHKKFYVPLPVAGSIYPVYRKLYGPEEDMSNPRYRRLRRKLLQIFHKHKNIIYAAGHDHNLQYFAIKNNHYLVSGSGSKTAFVQSGGRATFVHEHKGFFVVDYFNSENIWLSALEPPRPGTPDKYTVAFRKKMNPL
- a CDS encoding LON peptidase substrate-binding domain-containing protein; this translates as MANFLPLFPLNIVVYPGEKINLHIFEPRYKQLVEDCFAAGKPFGIPAFLKKGVSEIGTEVNVQSIDKTYPGGEMDIKCKGGNLFRIINFYRQLPFKLYAGGEVEVLQDTDDEDSIMKVQIQEKIQHLYEILGLATLYINLPENFKIYDIAHQLGLTLEQEYILLQFRRESKRQEMVLAHLIAILPVIEQTERLKERVKLNGHFKNLIPPNF
- the mtgA gene encoding monofunctional biosynthetic peptidoglycan transglycosylase → MNLKLIRDLTLKLVLLLFVLSILWVLVYKWFTPPATLHMIERRAKAGQEKKVNPRIRYDFVSLEDVTPNVPLAIMAAEDQLFLVHDGFDYKAIKGAFKKNLKSKRIAGGSTISQQVAKNVFLWHGRSYIRKLVEAYFTMLIEFFWSKHRIMEVYVNIAEMGDQVFGIEAAAQKYYHTSAKNLSASQAALIASVLPNPIKYSVKKPSSYTLKKRRFVTRNMRLMGGITSVKLLMQDAI
- a CDS encoding App1 family protein — translated: MSDWKTTFVHYISQIEEKFDDLTLRLRQRLNYFHPIQIVPYRSYGTQNRLYIKGRVLENKGIAQAGDKDTVLNNLLNMYKRFESDEVINARLKIEFQGKEHEIVSDREGYFVINIEPSETLHLDKIWHPIEVKLLEAPIPYTQDIYATTEVLVPPPDAEYGIISDIDDTIIHSNAYSALGMSRIVFLNNARTRLPFAGVSEFYKSLQLGRNGKRNNPFFYVSSSPWNMYDLLKDFLDLNEIPAGPLLLRDFGLLQNKLIGSSHMGHKFKEIQNILLTYPELNFVLIGDSGQEDANIYREVVKQFPSRILAIYIRDVQLPEREKIAIAVSEEMKDHKVPMLVVDNTVEAAEHAAQIGLIFQEAIPAIETEKEKDKGQEPGKEPV
- a CDS encoding M48 family metalloprotease, coding for MIQIFKKISLLGYLATLLSVGGCTEDKNGDRLYFSIEDDIKLGAQVSREVDSTYQAKGQLLDPANPRNKVAYDHLNRIVNKILSSGKVSYRSEFTWDTKIIKDDNVLNAFATPGGHIYVFSGLIKYLDNEDQFAGVLGHEIAHADHRHSTKQLQRQYGLTILLSVALGDNPGTLTQIATNLATLKFDRDAEKEADAYSVDYLGATNYYACNGAAGFFEKIIKEGQQGRTPEFLSTHPDPGNRVDAINNKAAADGCKTQPSGATTYQEFKNSLN
- a CDS encoding DNA topoisomerase IB; this translates as MEEKDVHVLYADPVQSAAEAGLRYIPDTGKGFNRKRSGKGFTYLDTKGEKITDPKILDRLKKLIIPPAWENVWICPSPNGHIQVTGRDTKGRKQYIYHPEWRNTRSLTKFSRMISFGETLPTVRQQIEKDLLIQSLNQRKVTAIVLNLLDQSLIRIGNRQYAEANKSYGLTTLRDKHVAIEGDQVKFQFVGKKGVSHEIDIKDRRLARLVKKCKDIPGFDLFQYYDEDGTRQTLESGQVNQYIQEISGADFTAKDFRTWGGTVLMVECLEKLLDEKPELEKEKSVKDAFKTVAKGLGNTPAVCSKYYVHPQILEIFKNDQLLDYLKKHAADQPSDPYLSSTEKMVIQMLKSALPNS
- a CDS encoding exonuclease domain-containing protein, giving the protein MYAIIDIETTGGQPTQDRITEIAIFIHDGNQVVDQYNTLINPERPIPFFITQLTGITDDMVREAPKFHEVAKEIVQFTEGKIFVAHNVRFDYSFIKKEFADLGFNYQRKTLCTVRLSRSLIPGLPSYSLGKLCKSVDIDLQMRHRAIGDAEATAKLFDKLIKLNQPAIANSDDALAPSSKKLLSQEMRTSLLPPAISRSQIDALPDSPGVYYFYDETGEIIYVGKSINIRKRAIQHFNIDVKSRKSIEFKNRIADISFELMGNELVALLFESDEIKRLKPHYNRQQRRSVFNSGIYAYYDQNGYKRLTYQKVSSTNPPIIALSNHFKSKDFLFHKVGKFNLCQKLCDLYKTNGACFDYQVHQCKGACINKESPEEYNARVDQAIESFTYENDSFVIIGKGREPGERTIVCVENGRYLGFGFVDETFSASNIEDFKSVIKLYNDNKDIQQIIRGYLRTKHRDKVIIFS
- a CDS encoding ferritin-like domain-containing protein gives rise to the protein MEVNQNDNFSRALNDLVETCKDGMKGYETAAENVNDPQLKAELSNLAQQRAQFVSELQSQAQQYGISAQTDTTIESVAMEAAGAVHRGWINLKSAIAGNSNDAILSECENGDAAALKTYETALNAQGLPNEIRNIVEKQHSEILEAKNRLTTMKRSI